The following proteins are encoded in a genomic region of Brachyspira pilosicoli:
- a CDS encoding alpha/beta hydrolase, translated as MKKILMIFIFCLIFVSCNNSSKNEGNNSMNNFTIYTNEEGNIVLEEKNPIFNVNYTPNVIYTNKDGIDLSLQILTPKLKRNDTNSKYPLVLFIQGSRWMKQNVYQNLVVMGDFARRGYVVSIVEYRPSDKAIFPAQIEDARDALNFMINNADKYNVDTNNTFVWGSSSGAHTALFMAIPLNDNDDAIPYMNAIIAYYPPTDLFEMRNDPLKSTTGDADSPEGILIGRKNVYDFPEIAKKASPYYEISKVNNLPPIFLAHGDTDSVVPFSQSKILADKLKEENRVYEFCTVKNAEHSGWQFWTKDMFDIVENFIKKYKK; from the coding sequence ATGAAAAAAATTTTAATGATTTTTATTTTTTGTTTAATTTTTGTTTCTTGTAATAATTCATCTAAAAATGAAGGAAATAATAGTATGAATAACTTTACAATATACACAAATGAAGAAGGCAATATAGTATTAGAAGAAAAAAATCCTATCTTTAATGTTAATTATACGCCTAATGTTATTTATACAAATAAAGACGGAATTGATTTATCTCTTCAAATATTAACACCAAAACTAAAAAGAAATGATACAAACTCAAAGTATCCATTAGTTTTATTTATACAAGGTTCAAGGTGGATGAAGCAGAATGTTTATCAGAATTTAGTAGTAATGGGAGATTTTGCTAGAAGAGGATATGTTGTTTCTATAGTTGAATATAGACCAAGCGATAAAGCTATTTTTCCAGCACAAATTGAAGATGCGAGGGATGCTCTTAATTTTATGATAAATAATGCTGATAAATATAATGTAGATACTAATAATACATTTGTTTGGGGCAGTTCATCAGGAGCACATACTGCTTTATTTATGGCAATTCCTTTAAATGATAATGATGATGCTATACCTTATATGAATGCGATAATTGCATATTATCCTCCTACAGATTTGTTTGAAATGAGAAATGACCCTTTAAAATCTACTACAGGAGATGCTGATAGCCCTGAGGGAATATTAATAGGGAGAAAAAATGTTTATGATTTTCCTGAAATAGCAAAAAAGGCAAGCCCTTATTATGAGATTTCAAAAGTTAATAATTTGCCGCCAATATTTTTAGCACATGGGGATACTGACAGTGTTGTTCCATTTAGCCAGAGTAAAATTTTAGCTGATAAGTTAAAAGAAGAAAATAGAGTTTATGAATTTTGTACTGTAAAAAATGCTGAGCATAGCGGTTGGCAGTTTTGGACTAAAGATATGTTTGATATAGTTGAAAATTTTATAAAAAAATATAAAAAATAA
- a CDS encoding MATE family efflux transporter, whose translation MTDKKIELFENYPVHKALITLALPTILGMLVNVFYNMVDTFFVGQTGDPNQVAAVSLCMPIYLLLMAFGNIFGIGGGSYISRKLGSKDYESVKKISAFAFYASIIVGFISMAVYLIFMKDILKISGASSNTYQFSKDYLIIVAFGAPFVVNQMAMGQIVRAEGSSKEAMIGMMIGTVVNIVLDPIMILYMNMGVAGAALATIIGNACSTLYYIYHILRKKSFLSIHFKEFTLHKDILINVFSIGIPVSINNILMSASNILINNLAAGYSDNVVAGLGVAQRIFTLVVLVFIGLSQGLQPFVGYNFASKNYKRMNAAIKISCAVSVIIGFLLLILSLIFGRLAVAVFINNEEVIDYGVRFLVASYSIAPIIGFQFVFMSTFQALGKSIPSLILSISRQGIAFIPTILIGTKLFGIKGIIWAQPIADIVTVLMASIMYIYIYQKMKRKALEEEKNNKEASSEAVYSNV comes from the coding sequence ATGACAGATAAAAAAATCGAATTGTTTGAAAATTATCCCGTACATAAAGCTCTAATTACGCTAGCACTTCCAACAATATTAGGAATGTTAGTCAATGTTTTTTATAATATGGTAGATACTTTCTTTGTAGGACAAACTGGGGACCCTAATCAGGTTGCTGCTGTATCATTATGTATGCCTATATATTTGCTTCTTATGGCTTTCGGTAATATATTTGGTATAGGAGGCGGTTCTTACATATCCAGAAAATTAGGTTCTAAAGATTATGAATCTGTAAAAAAGATATCCGCATTTGCTTTTTATGCAAGCATTATAGTAGGATTTATTTCTATGGCTGTATACTTGATATTTATGAAAGACATATTAAAAATATCAGGTGCAAGCAGCAATACTTATCAATTTTCTAAGGATTATTTAATTATAGTGGCATTTGGAGCTCCTTTTGTAGTTAATCAGATGGCTATGGGTCAGATTGTAAGGGCTGAGGGTTCTTCAAAAGAGGCTATGATTGGTATGATGATTGGTACAGTAGTTAATATAGTATTAGACCCTATAATGATTCTTTATATGAATATGGGTGTTGCTGGTGCTGCTTTGGCTACAATAATAGGTAATGCTTGTTCTACTCTTTACTACATTTATCATATTCTAAGAAAAAAATCTTTCCTATCAATACATTTTAAAGAATTTACTTTGCATAAAGATATACTTATCAATGTATTTTCTATAGGAATACCTGTTTCCATTAATAACATACTTATGAGTGCTTCAAACATATTAATAAACAACTTAGCTGCTGGATATAGTGATAATGTGGTAGCAGGACTTGGAGTTGCTCAAAGAATATTTACTCTTGTAGTATTAGTATTTATAGGACTTTCTCAAGGACTTCAGCCTTTTGTAGGATACAACTTTGCTTCTAAAAATTATAAAAGAATGAATGCAGCTATTAAAATATCTTGTGCTGTAAGCGTAATAATAGGATTTTTACTTTTAATTTTATCTTTAATATTTGGAAGATTAGCTGTAGCTGTATTTATCAATAATGAAGAAGTAATAGATTATGGGGTGAGATTCTTGGTAGCAAGTTATTCAATAGCTCCTATAATAGGTTTTCAATTTGTATTTATGTCAACATTCCAAGCATTAGGAAAATCAATTCCTTCTCTAATACTTTCTATAAGCAGACAAGGTATAGCATTTATACCTACCATATTAATAGGTACAAAATTATTCGGCATAAAAGGTATTATATGGGCACAGCCTATAGCCGATATAGTTACAGTTTTAATGGCAAGTATCATGTATATTTACATTTATCAGAAAATGAAAAGAAAGGCATTGGAAGAAGAAAAGAACAACAAAGAGGCTTCATCAGAGGCAGTTTATTCTAATGTATAA
- a CDS encoding DUF2971 domain-containing protein — translation MRNNINDLIEKDENFDISRISMSTLYIQAINLLLYKKIKGDNKVKSFYLNSIILFSSKNYKKLIKLCHKVLCLNKQKKINLSIIEEEHFYGHIVTSYLYTGQYKKCIKYGHRFLSILNNEKNKITFLHDKMAYFQIGLSNLYLKNYHESIKYFDKVIELMKFDKEVENMIIKNFAIPNYNYAYRCKGMAYLKIGDYIKAIDNFNEDIKINGNSGVVYYYKGIAYFYIKKYDKSISEYKKSIKYYSNNFDNKIFVYNALIRTLIKCNKYDDIIKLYRSICKNILNTKITLKYTFNFFTLFTLIFDTIKNISMDQEVINKLINTNFENQKSYLKKSNLYNYTKVNKDSLKNILNSQLWLSNSKTFNDPIDPYIKKNTYNKLNDYILEKIKVACLTTHNDNTLMWSHYADKHQGICVEYDIRKIMNKKNIVIKRINYSNKMNIDNFFINYYKSILQNINIETDNYSINNITDLFIIKSREWKYEDEYRILFYDEENKNPNGTLINLPIKSICFGVQTSKEDKELVYNIVNSINEKNKNKNTKKYKRIKLYQAELDDNELFKINIKPYEHKKN, via the coding sequence ATGAGAAACAATATAAATGATCTTATAGAAAAAGATGAGAATTTTGACATAAGTAGAATATCTATGTCTACTTTATATATTCAAGCTATAAATCTACTATTATATAAGAAAATAAAAGGAGATAATAAAGTGAAATCTTTTTATTTAAATAGTATTATTTTATTTTCATCAAAGAATTATAAAAAACTAATAAAATTGTGTCATAAAGTTTTATGTTTAAATAAACAAAAAAAAATTAATTTAAGTATAATAGAAGAAGAACATTTTTATGGACATATAGTTACATCATATCTATATACGGGCCAGTATAAAAAATGTATAAAATATGGGCATAGATTCCTAAGTATATTAAATAATGAAAAAAATAAAATTACTTTTTTACATGATAAAATGGCTTATTTTCAAATAGGACTATCAAATTTATATTTGAAAAATTATCATGAAAGTATAAAGTATTTTGATAAAGTTATTGAATTAATGAAATTTGATAAAGAAGTTGAAAATATGATTATAAAAAACTTTGCAATACCTAATTACAATTATGCTTATCGCTGCAAAGGTATGGCATATTTAAAAATTGGAGACTATATAAAAGCTATAGATAACTTTAATGAAGATATAAAAATTAATGGTAATAGCGGTGTTGTTTATTATTATAAAGGAATAGCTTATTTCTACATAAAAAAATATGATAAATCAATTTCAGAATACAAAAAATCTATTAAATATTATAGTAATAATTTTGATAATAAAATATTTGTTTACAATGCTTTAATCAGAACATTAATAAAATGTAATAAGTATGATGATATAATTAAATTGTATAGAAGCATATGTAAAAATATATTAAATACAAAAATTACATTAAAGTATACATTTAATTTCTTTACATTATTTACACTAATATTTGATACAATAAAGAATATATCAATGGATCAAGAAGTTATAAATAAATTAATAAATACTAATTTTGAAAATCAAAAATCATATTTGAAAAAATCAAATTTGTATAATTATACCAAAGTTAATAAAGATTCATTAAAAAATATATTAAATAGTCAATTATGGCTTAGCAATTCAAAAACTTTTAATGATCCCATTGACCCATATATAAAAAAAAATACATATAACAAATTAAATGATTATATATTAGAAAAAATAAAAGTAGCTTGTCTGACTACACATAATGATAATACTTTAATGTGGAGTCATTATGCTGATAAACATCAAGGTATTTGTGTAGAGTATGACATAAGAAAAATTATGAATAAAAAAAATATAGTAATAAAAAGAATTAATTATAGTAATAAAATGAATATTGATAATTTTTTCATTAATTATTATAAGAGTATTTTACAGAACATAAACATTGAAACAGATAATTATTCAATAAATAATATTACAGATTTATTTATAATAAAATCCAGAGAGTGGAAGTATGAAGATGAATATCGTATACTTTTTTATGATGAAGAAAATAAAAATCCAAATGGAACACTTATTAATTTACCAATAAAAAGTATTTGTTTTGGTGTACAAACATCAAAAGAAGATAAAGAGCTTGTATACAATATAGTGAATTCTATCAATGAAAAAAATAAAAATAAAAACACTAAAAAATATAAAAGAATTAAACTCTATCAGGCAGAACTTGATGACAATGAGCTTTTTAAGATTAATATTAAGCCTTATGAACATAAAAAGAATTAG